TTCGCAGGCTCTTATCATTGCCCCAGACTTTGCAAGCAATCTTGCATTCACGGTAGGGCTTCTTTTACCATTGCAAATGCGCTGGTGAATGCAGGCGACACAGCATTGAGAAAATGCAAAGACTTTTCGTCTCGTTCCACAACAAAGTCTTGAACAAGACTTAAAGTCTTTTTCTCCACAAGCTGGGCGCGAATGCCAGGCCTTGTCCATTGACTGAATTTTTTCAAATCAATGCCCGAAACCAACTCACCGGCTAAATCCTGGAGGTACTCCATGCGGTACTTCTTCATCTCGCTCAGGGCGAGAGTCCTAAAGCCACCCGTGTTTTTAAGAAACATGGTGGCTTCAAGTCGACCCACTTGACCCAGCTCAGAAATATTAAAGTTATCAAATCCCTGATAATTCTCCCGCCAAAATGCCGGAATCGCTGTGGGCCCAATTTTCACCTCACCTTGCACGGTGAGAGTGAAATGAACTCCCAAAAAAGGATTCTTTAAGTTTGGGACCGGATACACATGGGTCTTTAATGGAGACGCCATTTCAGCGGGTTTTAGGTAGATCCCTTTAAAGGGAAGAATTTGGTACTTATCACCAAAGCCCATTTGTTGAGCCATCCGATCGGCATAAAGCCCCGCGCAATTGTACACAAACCCAGCTGAAATCCGACTTCCTTTTGTGGTCTCAATCTCTCCCGTC
This is a stretch of genomic DNA from Pseudobdellovibrionaceae bacterium. It encodes these proteins:
- the lhgO gene encoding L-2-hydroxyglutarate oxidase; this translates as MTADFVVVGAGIMGLAMARELRGAYPKSSIIVLEKESQVAAHASGRNSGVIHAGFYYSPDSLKAKLTRKGNLLLHEFCDVFDVPVLRCGKLVVARNEAEDLVLDTLFTRGQANGVPVELIDSEQVKEIEPRAKTFRRALWSPSTSSVDPVAVCQCLLDQLKSSGVQVRLSEGVQVISRTGEIETTKGSRISAGFVYNCAGLYADRMAQQMGFGDKYQILPFKGIYLKPAEMASPLKTHVYPVPNLKNPFLGVHFTLTVQGEVKIGPTAIPAFWRENYQGFDNFNISELGQVGRLEATMFLKNTGGFRTLALSEMKKYRMEYLQDLAGELVSGIDLKKFSQWTRPGIRAQLVEKKTLSLVQDFVVERDEKSLHFLNAVSPAFTSAFAMVKEALP